TTCGAGGTCGTGCATGGCCAGATAGAAGCCCGAGCCCAGTTCCTCCATCTGCTGGATCGCTTCGAGGCGGCGTTGTGCCTGTTTGGTCAGCCCTTGCGGATCGTGGACCAGCAGATACGAATAGGCCTGGTGATGCGAACGGCCCACGCGTCCGCGCAACTGATGCAATTGCGCGAGACCGAACTTGTCGGCGCGGTGAATCAGGATGGTGTTGGCGGTCGGCACGTCGATGCCGGTTTCGATAATGGTCGTGCACAGCAATACGTTGGCCCGCTGGGCCACGAAGTCGCGCATCACGCGTTCGAGTTCGCGTTCATGCATCTGTCCATGCGCGACCGCAATGCGCGCTTCGGGCACCAGCGTTTCGAGCATCTGCCGGCGATTCTCGATCGTCTCCACTTCGTTGTGCAGGAAGTAGACCTGGCCGCCGCGTTTCAACTCGCGCAGCATGGCTTCGCGAATCACGCTGTCTTCCTCGCGCCGCACGAAGGTTTTGATCGCGAGGCGCTTTTGCGGCGCGGTGGCGATCACGGAGAAATCGCGCAGGCCTTCGAGCGCCATGCCGAGCGTCCGCGGGATCGGCGTGGCGGTGAGCGTGAGCACGTCCACTTCGGCGCGCAAGGCCTTCAGCGCTTCTTTCTGACGCACGCCGAAACGATGTTCCTCGTCGATGATCACGAGTCCCAGCCGCTTGAATTGCACGTCGGACGAAAGCAGCTTATGCGTGCCGATCACGATATCGACAGTGCCTTCGTTGATCTGGTGGATCGCCGCGTTGACTTCCTTGGTCGACTTGAAGCGCGACAGTTCGGCAATCCGCACCGGCCAGTCGGAGAAGCGATCGGTGAAGGTTTGCGTGTGCTGTTCGGCGAGCAGCGTAGTGGGCGAGAGGAGCGCCACCTGCTTGCCGCCCATGACCGCGATGAAGGCCGCGCGCAACGCGACTTCGGTCTTGCCGAAGCCGACGTCGCCGCATACCAGACGATCCATTGGTTTGCCGCTCGTCATGTCGCCGATCACGGCCGCGATCGCGGCGGCCTGGTCCGGCGTTTCCTCGAAGCCGAAGCTCTCGGCGAACTTCACATAGTCTTTCGGTTCGAGCGCGAACGCGTGGCCTGAACGTGCGGCGCGGCGCGCGTAAAGATTCAGCAACTCGGCTGCGGTGTCGCGAATCTGTTGCGCGGCTTTGCGTTTGGCCTTTTCCCACTGGCCCGAGCCGAGCGAGTGCAGCGGCGCGCTTTCCGGATCGGCGCCGCTATAGCGCGAGATCACGTGCAACTGCGCGACCGGCACATACAGCTTGCTGTCGCCGGCGTATTCGAGGTGCAGGAACTCGGTCTCGCTTTCGCCGAGATCCATCGTGACGAGGCCCATATAACGGCCGATGCCATGTTGCGAATGCACGACCGGATCGCCGAGTTTCAGCTCGGACAGATCGCGCACCATCGAATCGACGTTGCTCGCCTGTTCCTGGCGGCGGCGCCCCGCGCGACGCGCGAGCGGACCGTACAACTCGGTTTCGGTGATGATCGCGATGCCGTCGACGGGGACGGCAAAACCGTTGGCGAGCGGCGCGACGCCCAACGAAAAACGCGAGTCACCAAGGAGCCAGTCCTGGAAACTGTCACTCGATGCCGGTCTCAGATGATTGTCGGCGAGCAGCTGCAACAGCGTTTCGCGCCGGCCCGCGGATTCCGTGGCGAACAGCACGCGGTTCGGCGTGGTGTCGAGATAGACGCGCAAGGCCGCGACCGGATCTTCCGCGTGACGGTCAATTGCCAGGTTCGGCAACGGAGTCGACCAGCCGCCACCCGCGTTGGCGGGCAGCGCGAGCCGCGCGAACGGCTTGGCGAGCGTGAAGAAGTCTTCGTCCGACAGGAACAGACGCTGCGGCTCCAGAATCGGCCGGTCGCGGTCGTGCGAGAGGAAGTTGTAGCGCTGCTTCGTGTCGTTGGTGAAACGCCGGATCGCCGCGTCGAGATCGCCGACGAACGCCAGTTGCGCGCCTTCGGGCAGGTAATGGAACAGCGTGGCCGTGTCGTCGAAGAAGAGCGGCAGATAATATTCGATGCCCGCGGACGGCACGCTGTTGCCGATATCCTTGTAGATCGACGCGCGGCTCGGGTCGCCCTCGAAAGTCTCGCGCCAGCGGCTGCGAAATGCGGTGCGCGCGGCTTCGTCGAAGGGGAATTCGCGGCCCGGCAGCAGGCGCACGTCTTTCACCGGATAGAGGCTGCGCTGCGTGTCCGGGTCGAACGCGCGGATCGAGTCGACCTGGTCGTCGAACAGGTCGATCCGGTAGGGCAAGGGCGAGCCCATCGGATAGAGATCGAGCAGCGAGCCGCGCACGCAGTATTCGCCCGGACGCACCACCTGGCTGACGTGCTCGTAGCCGGCGAGCGTGAGTTGCGACTTGAGTTTCGCTTCGTCGAGGCGCTCGCCCTGCGAGAAGGAAAACGTGTAAGCCGCGAGAAACGAGGCGGGCGGCATGCGGTACAGCGCCGTGGTGGCGGGCACCAGCAGAATGTCGCAACGGCCTTCGCCGAGATCGTGCAGCGTGGCAAGCCGCTCCGAGACCAGATCCTGATGCGGTGAAAAGGTATCGTAAGGCAGCGTTTCCCAGTCGGGCAGCAGCCGTACGCGGGCCTCGGGCGCAAAGAAGCCGATCTCCTGCGCCAGACGTTGCGCGTCGACAGCGCTTTCGCACACGACCGCGAGCAGCGGCACCTTCTCGCGATAGGCGAGATGGTAGCGGGCGATCAGCAGCGCGTCGGACGAGCCGTGCGTGCCGTCGAAGGCGAAACGCTGGCCGGCTTTGACGAGCGCGACGGGCGGGGAGTACTGCGATGATGCGGCGATGTCTGACATAGAAGAGAAAAAGCGGCCTCAGGCTCACACGTGACCGGCAAGTTTACGCGTGTCGGGGCGTGGATGCGAAGGACCTATTATAAAATCCGTCCTTTACTTTGACTTCGCGGCATCCGCACTCGTGACTTCCCGTCTATTTGCCCTGATTCCGTGCGCAGGCACCGGCAGCCGTTCCGGCGCCGCGATGCCCAAACAATATCGCACTGTCGCCGGCCGCGACATGTTGCATTACTCGCTGGCGGCGTTCGACGCCTGCAGCGAGTTTGCACAAACCCTCGTCGTGATCGCCCCCGATGACGCACATTTCGACGCGCGCCGCTTCGGCGGCTTGCGTTTTGCCGTGCGCCGCAGCGGCGGAGCCTCGCGCCAGGCCTCGGTGCTCAACGGCCTGCACGCGCTTGCCGAGTTCGGCGCCCACGACGACGACTGGGTACTCGTGCACGACGCTGCGCGCCCCGGCATCACGCCCGCGCTGATCCGCACGCTGATCGGCGCGCTGAAGGACGACGCGGTAGGCGGCATCATGGCCTTGCCCGTGGCAGACACGCTCAAGCGGATCGACGCGAACTCGGCCGACGGCCGGATTGCCCGCACCGAGGCGCGCGACGGCTTGTGGCAGGCGCAGACGCCGCAGATG
This genomic stretch from Paraburkholderia dioscoreae harbors:
- the mfd gene encoding transcription-repair coupling factor; the encoded protein is MSDIAASSQYSPPVALVKAGQRFAFDGTHGSSDALLIARYHLAYREKVPLLAVVCESAVDAQRLAQEIGFFAPEARVRLLPDWETLPYDTFSPHQDLVSERLATLHDLGEGRCDILLVPATTALYRMPPASFLAAYTFSFSQGERLDEAKLKSQLTLAGYEHVSQVVRPGEYCVRGSLLDLYPMGSPLPYRIDLFDDQVDSIRAFDPDTQRSLYPVKDVRLLPGREFPFDEAARTAFRSRWRETFEGDPSRASIYKDIGNSVPSAGIEYYLPLFFDDTATLFHYLPEGAQLAFVGDLDAAIRRFTNDTKQRYNFLSHDRDRPILEPQRLFLSDEDFFTLAKPFARLALPANAGGGWSTPLPNLAIDRHAEDPVAALRVYLDTTPNRVLFATESAGRRETLLQLLADNHLRPASSDSFQDWLLGDSRFSLGVAPLANGFAVPVDGIAIITETELYGPLARRAGRRRQEQASNVDSMVRDLSELKLGDPVVHSQHGIGRYMGLVTMDLGESETEFLHLEYAGDSKLYVPVAQLHVISRYSGADPESAPLHSLGSGQWEKAKRKAAQQIRDTAAELLNLYARRAARSGHAFALEPKDYVKFAESFGFEETPDQAAAIAAVIGDMTSGKPMDRLVCGDVGFGKTEVALRAAFIAVMGGKQVALLSPTTLLAEQHTQTFTDRFSDWPVRIAELSRFKSTKEVNAAIHQINEGTVDIVIGTHKLLSSDVQFKRLGLVIIDEEHRFGVRQKEALKALRAEVDVLTLTATPIPRTLGMALEGLRDFSVIATAPQKRLAIKTFVRREEDSVIREAMLRELKRGGQVYFLHNEVETIENRRQMLETLVPEARIAVAHGQMHERELERVMRDFVAQRANVLLCTTIIETGIDVPTANTILIHRADKFGLAQLHQLRGRVGRSHHQAYSYLLVHDPQGLTKQAQRRLEAIQQMEELGSGFYLAMHDLEIRGTGEVLGDKQSGEIHEIGFQLYTDMLNDAVKALKEGKEPDLTSPLAATTEINLHAPAILPADYCGDVQERLSLYKRLANCEHNDSIDSIQEELIDRFGKLPPQAHALVETHRLRLAAKPLGILKIDAGETVIGLQFIPNPPIDAMRIIEMVQKHKHIRLAGQDKLRIETRSPDLAVRVATVKETLRALGTPSRGTAASVAAR
- the ispD gene encoding 2-C-methyl-D-erythritol 4-phosphate cytidylyltransferase gives rise to the protein MTSRLFALIPCAGTGSRSGAAMPKQYRTVAGRDMLHYSLAAFDACSEFAQTLVVIAPDDAHFDARRFGGLRFAVRRSGGASRQASVLNGLHALAEFGAHDDDWVLVHDAARPGITPALIRTLIGALKDDAVGGIMALPVADTLKRIDANSADGRIARTEARDGLWQAQTPQMFRIGMLREAILRAQADGHDLTDEASAIEWLGHAPKLVQGSLRNFKVTYPEDFDLAEAILSRPAVS